GTCCAGGCTTAGCCCCGAATGTCCTCAAATCCTGGAAACGCCCCTGGTATGACCCCCAGAGGCCCCTCAAATCATGTTACTCAGCAAACATTAACAGTCAGATGTTGGTATGAAGACCTTTTACAATCAATTGATCTGTTTTAGGTAGATTTTTGTCACACACTTTATAAAACGTTTGCTTGTTTGGGTTGATGTTTAGTTTCAGATAAGATAgcaatatacatatattttataataatgataataatgccTCGATAGTCAATTGGTGCGCCCCCCCCATCTCTGCCCACCCGCACGGCAACAGGCCGCCCCTGCCTCCTGCTTCCGCTCGCATTGCAGGGTGGTGGAGAGGAAGGTTACTGAAGAGCGAAAATGGGAGTAGAAATTGAGACCATAACTCCGGGCGATGGTGGGAATAATCGGCCTTGTTTAACAGTGTAATACGTTATTTAATTCACAGCAGTGTATGGTTCATTATTACACACGCTTTCtctattttctcctgttttcagGACAGACATTTCCGAAGAAGGGGCAGCGCGTCGTGGTGCACTATGTCGGTGAGTGGGGAGGCTGAACTAGTGCCGGGGCTACTGAATGGAGCAGGAAGACTGGTCGCCAAATGTTTTCgttttagctaacgttaacgacACACACCCCGTTAACGCTAGCCGTTAGTGGCGTGAAAGCCCGTGAAAGCGTGAAAACGGGGACCAAGTAGAAACTGGAAGCAATTTGTTTCAGCTAGCAGCGGTTGGTTGTCCATTGCTGCTTTTGCTGGCTAGCATTGCAGCTAGCCTTCATTGCCATGTTTAACAAattgcttgttgttgctgttcgGCTAACATCAGCTAAGGCGATGTTAAAGCCGGGCATTTGCTCGCTTACTTGTATCATTTACTCAATAATTTAAATGGACCCGTGTTGTCATTATTCGAGGCATTTAGAAGGACTTGAGCAATGGTCGAGCTAACGGTACTTTAGCTGCTGTCAGTCAGCCACCTGACGTTAGCTAACCGGCCCCGTgatgctaacgctagctagctcTTGGCTCTCAGTTACAGTTAGAAGGCTGCTTGGCATATAAAAGTGGGACTCATCAACAAACCAAGCTAATCGCTAACCAGTTTCCCGATCTATCTTGGTCTATATCAGGCACACTGGCAGATGGGAAAGTGTTTGACTCTTCGAGGTCCCGAGGGAAGCCGTTCAAATTCAAGATTGGACACCAGGAGGTTATCCGTGGTTGGGAAGAAGGAGTAGCCCAGGTGAGGAGCTGAAAATGTTAACTCCAAATAGCTCAATAGTGGACATATGTACGTGTTATCATACAGTTTGTCATATAAATGTTAACTGCTTTGTGTACTACTTAATTAAATAGCAAAAGCAATATAAGTACCTTTCCCATTTCCTCCACAGATGAGTGTAGGTCAGCGGGCAAAGCTGATTTGCTCACCAGACTTTGCCTATGGCAGCAAAGGGCACCCAGGGATCATCCCACCAAACGCCACTCTCACCTTCGATGTGGAGCTGATCAGTCTGGAAGCCTGAAACTTGTGCACTCACTTTGTTTGTAATTCCACTCAAATTTTCAGGGTGAGAAGTTGTAATTACGTGCATCGTATACTGTGTAGATGGGGTGATTATGTAGCTTTTAAAGTATCTCAAAGTTCAAGTGACATGGCTATGCAGGGATGAATTACTCTGGGTTCTTTATTCATCACCTCACCTATAAAGCCTTTAGTCTTTTCAgcttaaatttaat
This sequence is a window from Siniperca chuatsi isolate FFG_IHB_CAS linkage group LG10, ASM2008510v1, whole genome shotgun sequence. Protein-coding genes within it:
- the LOC122883191 gene encoding peptidyl-prolyl cis-trans isomerase FKBP1A-like, whose translation is MGVEIETITPGDGQTFPKKGQRVVVHYVGTLADGKVFDSSRSRGKPFKFKIGHQEVIRGWEEGVAQMSVGQRAKLICSPDFAYGSKGHPGIIPPNATLTFDVELISLEA